From the genome of Triticum aestivum cultivar Chinese Spring chromosome 1A, IWGSC CS RefSeq v2.1, whole genome shotgun sequence:
ttcctccggcggATCTCATCTTCAGATCACATCCAAGCAGCGCAAGCAGGAGACGAGACGCGCTCCCTCGCTCGCTCCACCGTCCACAACCAAACCAGGTACGTCCGCACTCGGTCCCCTCCCCTGGAAGATCGATCTGAGCTCTCGCTATCTGACTCGGAGCTCAGATCGGATCGGAccagatcttgtttctttctttcttcaaGATCCCGATCCCCACCGCCCTGATTCGATGCCCGATTCCTCTGATCACGATCCCGTCCATCGGTTTCCCGTGTCCAGGCAAAGGGCAGCGATGACGTTCGACAAGGTGGAGGAGCTGCGGCCGGGCACCTACGGCCACAACCTCCAGCTCCGGGTGCTCAGCTCCAAGCCCGTCGTCCTCCACAGGCCGCAGGGCGGCAGGGCCGGCGGCAACATGCGCATCGCCGAGTGCATCGTCGGCGACGACACCGGCGTCGTCGTATTCACCGCCCGCAACGAGCAAGGTACTCATCTCcgtttccttcttctcttgcctgATTCATTCACTTGAAGAAATTTACTATGCTTCTTCTTTTGTCTGATTGATTGATTGCTTGCTTGTAAACTATACATACATAATTGGGATCTTATCTATCATAGTTTGGTTTCCGTCATATCAGAAATTCTACTGCATTTAAACAAAGTCACGGTACTAGATCGGCACTCATCGGTGCTATAATGACGCACTGGCTAATGTTGAAATCGTGatgctctgctgctgctgctgctgccgcataCATGTTTCATGTTCACTCATTGCTGGCTTATTAACTCAATTGCCCTGTTTCTTCTTTTGCCTGCGTAATTGCACGGTCCACAAACGTTTCCCCCTTTGTGATCAGGGTTTAACTAACTTTCAGGCTTTGCAGAATCAACCTCCTTCCGATCGTCGTAGCCTTCATCCCTGTATTTATCCTTGATGATGCAACCATGAGCTTACTCTCTAGTTTTGCAAAATTTCCTGGACCTGGGCAGGTTTACAGTGACTTGCCTGTCTGGTTTGCAACAAATTTGTTTTTCCTTACCTTAATATAGATCTGTGCTGGTCTTCATCTATCATGTTAGACATTCTACTAGTTCTGACACGCCCAGCATTTAAACTAGCTGGGAGTATGAGATCGTCATCCATGGGTGCTTGCTAGAATGTCCGCCTGGCACCTGTGGAATGATCTTAAGTCGAAATCATAATACTCTGCTGCAGATATGTTTCAGTACAAACACCCTGCCTATATGTTCTCTCATTGCTTGCTGGCTTAACTTGATTGCTCTCTTGGTTAATTCGCCTGACTGGAATTTATCTTGCGTTTTCTTGC
Proteins encoded in this window:
- the LOC123183920 gene encoding uncharacterized protein At4g28440, with protein sequence MTFDKVEELRPGTYGHNLQLRVLSSKPVVLHRPQGGRAGGNMRIAECIVGDDTGVVVFTARNEQVDVMKPGAVVEARKARVDMYKGSMRLAVDKWGTLKAAESPADFKVKEDNNVSLVEFELITVMQ